The Phoenix dactylifera cultivar Barhee BC4 unplaced genomic scaffold, palm_55x_up_171113_PBpolish2nd_filt_p 000352F, whole genome shotgun sequence genome contains the following window.
TGTTCTGATGCGAGCATCTTGTGCCCGTGTCAACTGGTGCTGGCATTGTAAAAATTTTGCCACACCAAGCTGGCTTTAAGGATGCCTTTTTTGTGAAAAAAGACACTAGAAGCATGATATGAAGTAGAATATTTAGCAAAATTTTAATTCAGCTTCCAACATTAACTTTTAGCAGTTATATTTGTAAAGGTAGTTTTATAAGTTGTGCATAGAGTGACTTTAGGTAATTTTATACAATATATCTTGAATCTACATTTATGCCTTCAtgaagtgatgtaaattggttTTGCTAAAGGCAAATTTTGGTTCTTCTGATTAAAAAATGATTGCATTTTATAGATAGTTACTGCCTGTATTGATGTAATGTAAATTACTAAATTGCATTTAATTTGATAGAACAAAATTTTATTAGGTATGCTAAATTCAAATATAAGCGaccaaatgaaaataaaaattaagtatTTGTATATATAAGGCATTGGAGCATATTTCTCCATGACCTCCTTCTTAAACATCATACTTTGTATGATAATAGTTGTTTAAATAGTCATAGTGGGACTTCAGGTGTTATTACTGGTTGTTGGATTTGACTGAGCAGATGATGATATCAATATCAATAGATGCTGAGATTTATGTCGATGAAGTGTCAAAAATCGAGCTTTTTAAAACTGATGCTCAGCCTAAATTGACCATTAGTGCAAAAGCTAAAACTAGAAAAGCTAATATGTTACAGGTATGCAACAATTTGCAATCAGTTTTACCAATAGCTATTAATTTGGTTTCATATGCGTTGGAGGTCACTTGATGGTTTTGTTCAAAGTCATGCACTTCGGTTTATATGTCTACAGTTATGTTTCTGGAGTATTTCTttgctgcttcttcttcttctgctttttcttcttttggtggTGATAGTGGTGGTTtgataaattagctgagcagaTGATGATATGAAGATGCCATTGATACTGAGATTTAAAGTTATGAAGTCGCAAAAATCGAGCTTTTTAAAACTGATGCTCAGTCCCATCACTACCTAGAATGCAGAATTTATAgtcaagtatttttttttacgGACAAATGATGATACAATTAGAAGTTATAAATTATAACTATTTAAACCTTCTTAAACATCATATTTTGTATGGTAATAGTTGCTTAAATAATCATAGTGGGACTTCAGGTGTTATTACTGGTTGTTGGATTTGACTGAGCAGATGATGATATCAATATCAATAGATGCTGAGATTTATGTCGATGAAGTGTCAAAAATTGAGCTTTTTAAAACTGATGCTCAGCCTAAATTGACCATTAGTGCAGAAACTAAAACTAGAAAAGCTAATATGTTACATGTATGCAACAATTTGCAATCAGTTTTACCAATATCTATTAATTTGGTTTCATATGCCTTGGAGGTCACTTGATGGTTTTGTTCAAAGTTATGCACTTCGGTTTATATATGTCTACAGTTATGTTTCTGGAGTATTtctttgcttcttcttcttcttcttttggtggTGATAGTGGTGGTTTGATAAATTGGCTGAGCAGATGATGATATGAAGATGCAATTGATACTGAGATTTAAAGTTATGAAGTCACAAAAATCGAGCTTTTTAAAACTGATGCTCAGTCCTATCACTACCTAGAATGCAGAATTTATAgacaagtatttttttttcaggaCAAATGATGATATAATTAGAAGTTATAAATTATAACTATTTAAACCTGTACCTGTGCATTTATTTTCTATATTGCCTTTGTGGAAACCCTATTATTTGTTCAAGAACCATTTCTTTCAGTCAGAACTTTCTCTAAGCttcttgagaatttttttttttatgtcttAGATTAGCATGACTTACTAAAAATTGCGAAGAAATATCTTATTTTGTTTGTGATGGCTGTCACCTACTATGCTATACTATAAATCATaggaatattattttcttttgggaAGGAAGAAGGTAACAAAGACAAAATATGCTTGAATTACATATTGATTGATTTTGAGAAATGCTCAAAGCATTGGAACTGGTGTCTTCATGCCAACCTGTTCATCAACCGTTATGGTTGTCTAGAGTAATTATTTCTCTGAGAAGGATTTGTTGAGAGGTGCGAGCAGATTATCCATTAATGTGTTTATACTGATTTATGTCTCTTACTCCACAAgtctttttttataataatttcaACGAGTTATAACAGAGTGTGCCAAGTGGTTTTAGTTGACAAACTTTTTGAATGATTTCTTGTCGCCAAGGGAAAAAATGAATCAGAGATTAGGGCAGAGATTAGGGCAGCCTAGTGTATGAGGCTTCCGACATTATGGGGTTCAGGGAGGGCCTGATGTATGCAGCCATATTCCCATATGCAGAAGGCTGTTTTCATGTGACATGACTTCTAGGTCACAGCAATTTTACCATTACATCAAGGTTTACTGTGTTTCAAACTGGccactacaatttgtttttaGCTATTGTTGATTGAAAGATGGAGGTAGTTCTCTGTTATATAACTCAGTTATGGAGATATATGGTAGACCTATAGCCCTACCGTATCCCTCAGTAAGAATTCATTGAAACTTTGTTATGTTGAGTTTTAGAAATAGCACTCCTATATTGCCATTTAACCTTATTTACCATTTATTTTAGTCATGTtgtcccatttgattttgaacgAATAAGGTTGATTGAGGGATGGAacaagtttttttctttttgatggaaGGACAGTTATAGACAACTGAGTTCAATTATTACATTCTTTCAGCAAATTCTTTTTAGCCGAGACTTTCAAATtaatttccttttcttcatttttctctGTAGTTTTTAACTGTGCAAACCTTTGGTTGCACTCGTGTTATTTCAGGAACCAATACCTGGGATCGATTTGAGCTGCGAGTACACAAAAGGGTGATTGATCTTATCAGTTCTCCTGAAGTTGTTAAGCAGATAACCTCAATCACCATTGAACCCGGAGTGGAGGTTGAAGTGACGATCGCAGAccaatgatttttttatttatgcagATTATTTCTGAGTTCTTTTCTGAGGCTTCTCCAACAATCATTTATCATATTATAATACGTCGAGGAATCATTTTACCGTTTTAGTCTCGTATTTCTAGTATGTGACTGTGAACTCTCTGTTGCTTAgaggatttttgaaattttgcCTATATACACCTACCATTTTGATGAAGTTCTGCTGGAGTCTTTGTGGGATCTCAAGTTGTTGGGTTTCATATCACATCTTGAAGAGCCGGGAACATTCCATGGCCAAACTGAGGACTTCCGATTAAGGTGGATTACACATGACCATGGCTAAGCTATTTTGATTGAAgactattttataaaatttcttcaGGACTTAAGACTAAAGAGGGCTTATAAAATAAATCGACTTTTACAAGCAAATGTTAGAACAATTATAGGCCGAACGTGGTAATCTTCAACATGGAAAATCAGAGAGATTGGAAATGAGACAACTCCACACCTCTCCTTCTCTCACAAGGCTGGTTAAAGCCAGGCCACGCACCTGTCTGAGGTTAGCCGATTGACAAGCATTATGGTAGGGTCACCGCATTTGTAATGCGATGGTCATCggttctgttgctggaaattggatctGAGGATGACCGTGGaataaggaggagctccggcaggGGACGCGGTGGCGGGCTGCACtctccgggagacctgcaagaagctggTGGCCGAGGGTTCTggtgccggccctccgatgcttaagtaaGAGGGATTTTTtgtggaaaaaagagagaatgcaTGATTCGTTGAGATTGTGCGCATTTAGTCGTTGACAGTCGCTGGGGCGGAGATCGCGGGATTGGATTCCGGATGAGGAGGAGAAGCATTTGATTTCCGGCGGAGTGGAGGGGTCTGCTTCGTTCTTTGACTGGGTCTCTTTTGGGGCTTGAGGTCGATCGGGCTCAGTTTAATTTTAGACTAAGGCTACAAGGGTGCGAGCTCTGAGGTCGGGCGTCTCGAGGTCGAGCGCCTTGAGGGTTGCCGTCGTTGCGCTCGTCATCACGTGCCGGCGATATATCCACGTGTTTTGGGCAATCcattttttccccaacactacccccgacttccgagttcgagccgttTGCGAGCTCGTGCAAAGGAAGTAATTATCTTCGTCACGCCGATGGCATCAGACGGCTTTGAATCGCTTCGCCATTTCGCGTGCTTCAGGGGCGTCTTTAATGAGCGCACAGGTGACGGCTTTTCGCTTTTCGAGGTGGTCTCAGGCCGCGGGTTCATGATGGGGCTCCAGTATCCGATGAGACGCCGTTTCGATTCTGCTTTTAAAGTGTCGGTCCAAATTGATATGCTGTTTCGGTTTCTAGGGCCAACACGTGACGCCATCTAGACGGGAAGCGCGGTTTGGCCTTGCCGATCTAGGCCGTTGGGAGGGTCTACATAAACCTTGGCATAGCCCTAAAAGCTCCCATTTGGCCGCCGCAacttttatcttcttcttccaccttcttcttcctttcttttcttccgttGCTCAGTTCCCTCCGGCGGCGCTCCGAGGCATTTTCTGGTGGTCGCCTTAATCCCTTGCTTTCGGCCGTCGGCGTTCTCAGTGAAATCCACAGTAGGTCTCCTACCCACGTTTGCTCGGAGGgttgccattttttttttctttcttcctcttcctttttctttattttcttctatttgGTGAGTACGGCAATGTCAGGCGGTGCTTTATCTTCCGGTGGGGATCTTTCTCGTAGGAGGGAGGTCGCACCGGAGATGGGCCGTGGCCTAGACGGAGTTGGGTCAAATTTGGCCGAGGAGGAGTTGGACTTGATCCAGGACCGGTTCTTCCCCCAGTGTGGGTTCTGCCTGGAGCCTGCAAGGCCGGAAGACCGGGTGACTAGACATCCTCCGGGCCGGATCGGGGTGTACGTAGAGACACTCTGGGCTGGCTTGCGGTTCCCTCTGCACGGGTTCGTGAACGAGCTCCTGGCGCATACTAGCTCGTCCTAgcgcagctcgctccgaactcgtggaggaccatcgTCGGCTTCTTATCCCTTTGCCTCGCACACGGGATACTGGCCTCAGTAAACGTCTTTCGTTGGTGTTTCATGCCGAAATTCAACCCTGCGGACGGAGAGTGGCTTTACCTTGCCCTTCGGGGCGGTAGGCCGTTCTTTCGaggtgctccttcctccattcgtgggtggaaggagaagtttttcttcctttcctccgaGCGCACGAGGGAATTCAACCCACGTGGGGGCAGCCCCGGCTCAGGACCATCAACACACCCCCCAAGCTTTCGGTGAGCGAGTAGAGGATTCTCGATGCTCTTCGTAGCCTCAGGGGAGACATTCTTCTGAACGACCTCCTAAGCGAGGAGGCCCTGGTGAACGTTGGCCTAAGCTCGGCgtgccccgagggtaagggcagcTGCACtgctcctcccctgtttcgccATCCTTTGTCTTGCTTGTTTTCGTTTTTACTATCATTTTTGGTACTAATCTGACACTTGagctctttctcctcttcagaCGTTGCAGAGATGGTGACCAGCAATGCGACCCTCCTCGCCAGATATAAGAAGAGAGTAGTCAAGGCCGGTGGGGCTCAACCCGTGCCCAGGAAGAAGGCTAGGCTAGCCTCGACTCCTGCCCCGCCGAGGTGGGGGCCCCTGAGGTCGGGACTTCCGAGTTCATCCGGAAGGAAGCTCCCCCCGCCGAGCGCGCGAGCTCTTCCAGGGGCGCGAGGGATCCTACGGTCCCAGCTTGCCCGACCCCCGTTTCGCAGTGACCTCCCCAGATCGTCCGCTTGCGGCGCTCGGGTCCCAAGCCGGGCAGCGGTCTCGGGGTCCCGAGCTCTTCTCTGCCGAGCTCAGCAGGGTCCAGCCTCCCgagctcttcaagggttgaCGTCCTGAGCTCGTCGAGGGCCGAGGGCCGCTTTGTGAGAAGGCCCTTTTGCCCAGAATGGTCGATCTAtgagggcgattcggccctcCACGATACCAACGTCGCTCGCGAAATAGTCTGTTGTGCGCTGCTCCCTACCGACCGAGCCGAGTTCGAGGTTGCCGATATCGGCGGCCTTGTCGATCCGACCTACTGCTCCGCCATCCGAGTAGGTCATCTTCTTGTTTTAATTTTCATATCCTTTTGAATTCTCGACTTCTGCTCACcagtattttctttctttacagCACCTTAATGAAATCGACATGCTGGTTGCCATGGCGTCCGAATGTCAAAACAAGGCTCAAAGGAGCCAAAGGGGGCAGGAGGAGGCCGAGAGGAAGCTCGACGAAGCCGAGGCTGCGCGGAGGGAGGCCACCGCAAGGATGGAGGCTGCCGAGGCCAAGCTACGATCCGCGGTCGAGCGCCTCGATGAAGAGAAAGCCTCGCATGCTCTGGCCAGGTCGGAGCCCCGCGCCTCTAAGGTGCGTTTGGTCGACACTCGTTCCGAGATCGCCGGCCACAAGTACGAGGCGGGGGTCCTTCGGCTGAAAATCGAGCAACTGGAAGCTTTAGAAAGAAGGGCGTTGGAGCAAGCCCAGAACGCGATGCAGATCTTCCGCGAGTCGGACGAGTTTCGCGAGTTGATGGAGGAAGAGGCGGTTGACGGGCTTATCCGCGGCTTTGAGGATTTCCGAAGGCAGATGCTGATGATTTGTCCCAAGTTCGACCTCCACAGACTTCAGTCTCGTTTGGGGGTCATTGAAGACGATAACGAGCCCGGAAGTCCTGAAGATGATAGCGCGCTCGACGGTGCGCCTGAGAGTCCTGAGGCCGAACGGGGGGTCGTCGAGGCCGAGACCGAGGCGGCCCAGCAGACTGCTCGGAAGGCTCCCCCCAGAGAAGCTGACGAAGGTGCTCCTGAAAGGGCTTCTAAAGCTGCTCCCGAGGCTACTAGCGAAGCCCCAACCGAGGCCACTACAGATGCCTGCGGAGACGGATCAGCAGAAGACCCCAGAGGGGCTCCTGCTGAGAATCTCAGTGTGCGTATTTAATAAACTCTTATCGTTGATCGCTTGAATCGAACTCTGCGCATCATTCGCTTTCACAGGTGATTCTGGTATTCTCAGTCTTTAGACCCGACTTCCGAAAGAATTTCGCCAAATCTTTGGGCTCGACTCCCGGAAGAATTTCGCCAAGTCTTTGGGCTCGGCTCCCGGAAGAATTCCGCCAAATCTTTGGGCTCGGcttccgaacttggtcgggcatcTATTTGGCGAGACTTGAGGTCGAGGAAGACCAAGCTTGAAGTTGGCATAGCAGAGCatctcgaacttggtcggggcatCTTGAACTTAGTCGAGGCATCCGAACTTGGCCAGGCATCACGCACGAAATCGAGGAAGCCTGAGCTCGCGGTCAACTctgcgatgcttcccgaggccgagggagacttggctcgcggtcgactctacgaggcatcccgagcttggtcgggggatCATACGCGAGGTCAAGAGAGCCTGAGCTTGCGGTCGACTCTGCGATGTTTTCCGAGGCCCAGGAagacttggctcgcggtcgactcagcggggcatcccgagctttgTCGGGGGATTatgcgcgaggtcgagggagcctgaGCTCGCGGTCGGCTCTGCGATGCTTTCTGAGGCCGAGGGAGACTTGGCTTctggtcgactcagcggggcatcttgagcttggtcgggggatcatgcgcgaggtcgagggagcctgaGCACGCGGTCGGCTCTGCAATGCTTTCCGAGGCCGAGGAAAACTTGGCTCGcagtcgactcagcggggcatctcgagcttggtcgagggatcacacgcgaggtcgagggagcctgagctcgcggtcgactttgcgatgcttcccgaggccgaggggctcgcggtcgactcagcggggcatcccgagcttggtcgaagGTCTTGTTGTTGAGGGAGACCGAGCTCGAGGCTGGCATTGCGGAgcatcccgaacttggtcggggcaCCCTGGAGTTCACAAGTAGATTAATCATTAGAAGAAGCATTgaataattaaaagaaaaacctgAGAAACGCTCTATTGGTCATGCTCTCAAACACTGGAGACCCCTGGGGGGTGCTCTACTAATAATACATTCAAAGGTTTTCGGAGTGCCAACTTCGGAGAACAAGGGTCCCTTCAAGAGACTCCAACTTGTACGTTCCGGGCCGCTGGACTCGAGCGACTCGatatggtccttcccagtttgggacgaactttccttgctcggtgggTTGAGAAGCTTCGGCTTTTCTTAGGACGAGATCTTCCACCTTGAAGAGCTTGACCTTTAccctggagttgtagtactgtGTCGCTTTCTATTGATTTCTTGCCATGCGGACTCGAGCagtctcccttgtttcctcgaggAGATCCAAGTTATTTCTGAGCTGGGATGAGTTGGAAGCTGCATCATAGTTCTCCACCCTTAGTGACGGGAGCCTGATTTCCAAGGGGATGACCGCCTCTGTTCTGTAAGCCAGATTGAAGAGGGTTTTGCTGGTGGGGACTCGTAATGTAGTTCTAtaggcccaaaggacattgtagagATCTTCGACCCATTGCCCTTTGGATCGGTCGAGTTTGGCTTTGAGTTCCTGAAGGATGGTGCGATTTGTCAActcagtttctccgtttgtctacGGATGAGCAACAGAGGTGAAAcgatggtcgatgccgagctcggagcagaactttTTGAAGTGggcgttgtcgaactggcggccgttATCATATATGAGAACACGGGGGAGCCCGAACCTACAGATTATTGATTTTCATACAAAATCTCGCATTTTTGGCTCGAAGATTTGGGCCACGGGTTCAGCCTCAACCCACTTAGTAAAGTAGTCGATGAAGAAAATAAGAAACTTTCTTTGTCCCGTGGCCTGGGAAAATGGACCCAAGATGTCGATCCTCCATTGAGCAAATGGCTAGGGGGCGCTGATCGAGGTTAGTGGGATTGAGGGTCGGCGCTGAATGTTGGCGTTTCGCTGACATCGATCGTACTTTTGGACGAAATCCACAGCGTCTTTTTAGAGCgtgggccaataatatccttggcgtaAAATCTTGTAGGCTAGGGCACGGCCTCCTAGGTGGTTTCCGCAGATTTCTTCATGAACCTCTCGCATGGCGTAATCCGCCTCTGAAGGGTGGAGGCATCTGAGCAGAAGAGGTGAATGACCTgcggtagagcttgccttcatacGAGAGGTATCGGAAAGCCTGACGCTTGATCCGGCGGGCTTCGCTCTGCAGGTAGTTGACGAAcgcgtccatccagcttggttcAGACTCGACGCAGAGAACTGGTTCGGCTCCCCGGTGCTGGGTGCTTGGAGATACTCGAGCGTTGTGGTCTTtgggagctcgctcatgcggaaaGTTGCCAATTTTGATAGCTGGTCCGCCCTTGCATTTTCCGCTCTAGGAATGTGCTGGATGTCGAAAGAGCTCAGTGTGGAGGTGATgtctcgcaccttttggaggTACTTTTGTATTGACGGCTCCCTCGCTTCGAAGTCTCCCAAAATCTGGCTCACGACTAGatgggagtcactgaagaccttTAGAGTCTCGACCTTGAGCTCCTTTGCCAACCTtagcccggcgacgagcgccTCGTACTCCGCTTCATTGTTCGAAGCAGGGAACTCAAAGCGTAGGGCTTGCTCTGcgccgctaccccccgaggttgagGAGCCGTCCACATGTAGAACCATGGTTCCCCTGGAGTTTCCTCTCTTGGtgtgagctcgggctcgggatcGTCCGGTAAGGTGCACTCCACTACAAAGTCAGCGAGCACttatgtcacgacccccgccccgttcccggcgggccgccgcgacggtcctagggtgcgggtaggcataaggccaccagccaccgcgtagaaccctactacctatcaatcatcaataaatcttgaaaaatttggcatgatgcatgcacaaaatgatcacttttcctatagtgacctgtcaggattatctcaatacatacaacacactacctgtcagagcagcaatcacataatccgtcacataacgaacctggacaatata
Protein-coding sequences here:
- the LOC120105733 gene encoding uncharacterized protein LOC120105733; the encoded protein is MASECQNKAQRSQRGQEEAERKLDEAEAARREATARMEAAEAKLRSAVERLDEEKASHALARSEPRASKVRLVDTRSEIAGHKYEAGVLRLKIEQLEALERRALEQAQNAMQIFRESDEFRELMEEEAVDGLIRGFEDFRRQMLMICPKFDLHRLQSRLGVIEDDNEPGSPEDDSALDGAPESPEAERGVVEAETEAAQQTARKAPPREADEGAPERASKAAPEATSEAPTEATTDACGDGSAEDPRGAPAENLSVRI